DNA sequence from the Pseudophryne corroboree isolate aPseCor3 chromosome 6, aPseCor3.hap2, whole genome shotgun sequence genome:
tgtgtgtgtgtgtgtgggacagtgtgagtgtgttaattgtgtgtgtgtgggacagtttgagtgtgtgttaattgtgtgtgtgtgggacagtgtgcgtgtgtgttaattgtgtgtgtgtgggacagtgtgcatgtgtattaattgtgtgtgtgtgggacagtgtgcgtgtgtgttaattgtgtgtgtgtgggacagtgtgcgtgtgttaagtgtgtgtgtgtgtgtgtgtgtgtgggacagtgtgagtgtgttaattgtgtgtgtgtgggacagtgcgtgtttgttaattgtgtgtgtgggacagtgtgcgtgtgttatttgtgtgtgggggacagtgtgcgtgtgtgttatttgtgtgtgtgggacagtgtgcgtgcgtgtgtgttaattgtgtgtgggacagtgtgcgtgtgttaattgtgtgtgtgtgtgttaattgtcccggcggttattggcgtctgtagtgtgcgccccgtcctcctccgctgccgctgacaggagcggcggtgtgcggctctccccctcctccgccggctccgtcctcccgtcgtggccctgcagtgtgtgccggtctccccagcagcagcagcagcaggttagtctctcccccccccccccctctctctctctctctctctctctctctctcctcctgtggattgcagtttgtaagtatcattttaatttttacaggtacccctattgaattctactggacaagtggacgtgaccggcgtgggatgtaggtaagtaatctgtctcttatttttacaggtacccctattggattctactggacaagtggacgtgatcggcgtgggatgtaggtaagtaatctctctctcattttcacaggtacccctattggattctactggacaagtggacgtgaccggcgtgggatgtaggtaagtaatctgtctctcatttttacagatacccctactggattctactggacaagtggacgtgaccggcgtgggatgtaggtaagtaatctgtctctcatttttacaggtacccctattggattctactggacaagtggacgtgaccggcgtgggatgtaggtaagtaatctgtctctcatttttacagattcccctactggattctactggacaagtggacgtgaccagcgtgggatgtaggtaagtaatctgtctctcatttttacaggtacccctattgaattctactggacaagtggacgtgaccagcgtgggatgtaggtaagtaatctgtctctcatttttacaggtacccctattggattctactggacaagtggacgtgatcggcgtgggatgtaggtaagtaatctgtctctcatttttacagattcctctactggattctactggacaagtggacgtgaccggcgtgggatgtaggtaagtaatgtgtctctcatttttacagctacccctattggattctactggacaagtggacgtgaccaacgtgggatataggtaagtatgtgtgagtgtgtcagtgtgctttaataaatttttactgtcacggtgtgtgagttgtgtttttatttgggtattttttctgttgtagaactacaggtaccggcgggcccgttatttccctgcatgttggtacttgaggttctccaagtaccagcaagcgggggaggctttctgggccttgtagttccacaacaaaaaacaatattctttttttacttacatggctatcagcctcccatccacagcccacgggtgggggggacagcctctggcttcacccctggcccttgggtgcctggagggggggtgaccccttgatttaaggggtccccactcctccagggaaccccggccagtggtgactagttgggggggtaatgccacggctgcagggacctacataaatgtgtcccccggctgtggcattatgtccctggctagtggagcccggtgctggttataaaaatacggggggacccctacatcttttgtcccccgtatttttggaaccaggaccggactaagagcccgatgctggttgtctaaatacggggaacccctgtccaattttttcccagtatttaaacaaccaggaccggctcaaagagcccgaggctggttatacttaggagggggacctcacgcagtttttttttacatttttaacccattcagacccttctccattaagttaatggaaaccctggacaacaaaattgcattcatgtcctcctcccactcccttcccagtcccaaacactgattattatttttttctataaaatgtacaatatatcacaagtatgatgagcaggcatgcagcgggcattggcgactttggactgagttgcaaattagtggcggagggctgggtcagttgatggtgggcgagtttgtaagccattggtggtggcagcgggcatcagctcagaggcagtggcgggcattggctcggtggcggtaggggtcatcgtcaggattcggcggacattatggctgtagtgcctcaccgcacgccactgacctcaccgcacgccactggtgtgtgggacagtgtgcgtgtgtgttaattgtgtgtgtgggacagtgtgagtgtgtgttaattgtgtgtgtgtggaacagtgtcagtgtgtgtaaatttttgcagtccagtgtgtgtgtgggggagaggaaagtatgagaatgtgtgtgtgtagtctgagtgggtgtgtgtaggatttgggggtggccagtctgtgtgtgtgtaatcagtgtgtgtgggatgtactaatggccatttaccgaagagagatatgtattaaaccacgggcactgagatgcccttctcacttaccatccagctgggtgggcgagccgggcgggtggaaagccagcagcaggggcagcatgccggatatcagcagccgagggtgggggctgtaatgcacatgcggagcccaaagccggagatcagcagcatgctgaccggcaataagcagcttctgcttccgcgttcaacatgctgctgatctccggctttgggctacgcagggttcgggggatgggtgtcctctgccggtgtactgcagctccgggggtgcgggctccggaggctttcagcactgttgaatatccagctgcctcaagtatgtacagcccgcaccctctgctgctgatatccggcatgctgctgctggctgtccccccgcccggctcggccacacagctgtatggtgagaagggcatctcagttcctgaggtttaacacatatgcctcagaaaatggcctctgcggtaaacgatactaatgcttaccgtgacagtaacagcggggaggaaggcgcacatcgggatcctgcagcatgaaacaagaaccccttcggagcgcagcagaccacactgaaaagggtgcatacccggtgcggtgctctgcatcccgggtggtgccgaagatgtggagtgtcggaggtggcagaagcgccgcagcttggggtgagaaaccgctgcagcccttccgctgctaaactctgcaattagtctattaagggggtgggctcccctcatcatagtgccccacaggccatgttaattctgggtgtaggatcccctaactctataatgggaattttggctcatatcatgtgctgtaacatgaattttggctaataccgtgtgctataatgtgaatttcggctcatactatgtggggtaatgtgaattttggctcattccgtgtgctgtaatgtgaatttcgactcataccgtgtgctgtaatgtgaatttcggctcataccatgtggggaaatgtgaattttggctcataccatgtggagtaatgtgaattttggctcataccgtgtgctataatgtgaatttcggctcataccgtgtgctataatgtgaattttggctcataccatgtggggtaatgtgaatttcggctcatactgtgtgctataatgtgaatttcggctcatgccgtgtggggcaatgtgaatttcggcccatactgtgtgctataatgtgaatttcggctcataccgtgtgctataatgtgaaaggagcaccagtactagatagtataaggggtcctactacattgaaggacacgccccttttgagtgaccgcgccccttttccggagcgcgggcgccccttttccggagcataattgctatctgcactctttcattccaccttcaaaaattcaacttcgaccactgcacctacatacacatacatacacaccctgacatctttatatgcagtgacaccggtggcgtctgcacatactttccttttgtattttttttttattatcattttattaatttattatttttattaagaaaaaattattattattattattatttttttttgggggggcgccattattgatcttgccctgggctccaaaaaccctagttacgcctctgcttgtaGTAAAAGCTCATGACATGAACACTTGCTGCTGAGTACACATACCCATAGCCTAGGCATCTGCTAGGCGCACCAGGCACCGACACCGCTCTGGCTGCCACAGTACGGGCATTCCCCCAGACAGGAGTTCAGTCACTGATAGGGAAATCCCGTAGTAAGAGGCTCCGTACTTGGTAATATTACGCGTGCAGTGTGGCGTGGCTGGGGGCTGTCACTCACGGCAGCAGCAGGTATATAATGGGGAGAGGTCCCCGTCAGGCTCCCAAATGCCCCAGCACTACCAGCAGCTACAGGTggtgaggcggcagcagcagctccgGGGATGGCGCACGCCAATGCCAGCAGCAGCACCATGAACAGCTCCCTGCCCGGGCTCACCCTGGGCGCCGGGGGGCTGCGGCCTCTGGACTTCGGGGAGTGGACCTTCCTAGTGCCCAGCTCGCTGCTGCTGATCTGCCTGAGCGGGCTGGGGGGGAACCTGTGCGTGATCGCCGCCCTCCTGCACACCGCGCGGGTCACGCCGCCCGCCCTCACACACTCGCTGATCCTGAACCTGAGCGTGtcggacctgctgctgctgctgttctcggtGCCGCTCCGAGCCGCCGCGTACTCCGGCTCCGCCGTGCCCCTGGGCTGGTTCGTGTGCAGGACGGCGGACTGGTTCGCTCACTGCTGTATGTCCGCCAAGAGCATCACCCTGGCCATGGCAGCCCGAGCCTGCTCCACGCCCGCCGGTGACCCTGCCCAGCAGGCGCCCCCCAGGCCGCTGGGGATGTGTGCGGCGACGGTGGGCACCTGGCTGCTGGCTGCCATCCTGCCCCTGCCCGAGTGGTACTTCACCCGCACCAAGCACATGGGCGGCTCGCTGGTCTGCCTGATGCAGGTCCCGGCCCGGGCGCAGGAGCTGATAGTGGTCTATGTGACTGTGTACCCGGTCCTGGTGTACTGCGCCCCCTTCTCCGCCGCCGCCCTCTACTTCTGGAGGGCACATGCCCAGTGCCAGCGCCGGGGGAGCAAGACGCAGAACCTGCGCCAGCAGATCCGCTCCCGCAGGCTGAGAGTGGCGCTACTGGGCGTCAGCGGCGCCTCTGCCCTCCTGTGGCTGCCGGAGTGGGTGACCTGGCTGTGGACCTGGCACCAGCCCCCGGGGGcgctgccccctcccccagtattgCAGGCTGCAGCCCAGGTGCTCATGTTCTCCCTCTCCGCCATCAGCCCCCTTATCCTGCTGCTCATGTCCGACGAATTTAAAGAAGGGCTCACCGGTGTGTGGCAGCGGGTCACATCGCCCCGGGCCCCTGAAGCGGCAGCATCGCCCGGTGTGCAGGAGCAGGGGGCGCAGAGCTCGGAGGTCCTGCCAGGATCCAGCACCTCCTCCCCGGACCCTGAACCCGGACAGCAGCCGGACGGCTTCCTGCAGCAGTCACCATCTCAGCAGCTGTTCGGGAGCCAGGACAGTAAGGAGAACCCGGTCCTGCCAGATGTGGAGCAGTTCTGGCATGAAAGGGAAGCGCAGCCGCCCGACAACAGCAATGACCCCATCCCATGGGAGCACCAGGAGCACGCTGCCGGCACCTCTGACCCATCAGGCATCAGCATGTAATGGGCCGCATGTGCCGTAATTATTACTTCCCCCAGGCGAAGGGACCAGTCCGGGGGAGGACACGATGAACACCTGGCCCTGTATGAGCACATTCCCAACACCAGACTTGTCCAGGTATTATCCATAGGCTCTGGATTGCTGTGACCTTTGCTAATTCTGGAGGCTTCACTATTGTGCTGGCCATAGAGAACCTGACACTGGCGCATCTACATGTATACAATGTGCAGAACAAAAATCtgatataaaaaagaaaagaaaaagtcttGATACAAAAAGGCCCCCAAAATGTATGTGCTGTATAACGTAGAGGGGATGTATGTGCTGTATAACGGAGAGGGGAATGCACAGTATGTTCTGTATAATAGAAGGAGATGTATGTATAAGTGTATGTTTGTATAAGGGGGATttatgtgctgtataacatagaagGGATGTATGTGCTGCATAACAAAGATGggaatgtacagtatgttctgtatAATGGAGAGGTGATTTATGTTTACGAGAGGGGATGTATGTGCTTTATAACAGAGAGAGGATGTTTGTATAAGAGGGGGGGATTTATGTGCTGTATAACAGCGGAATTTATCTGCTGAATTACGAGGGGATGTATGTGCTGTTTAACAGAGAGGGGAATGTATGTGCTGTATAATGGAGATGGGTGTATGTGCTGTATAACCGGGGAATGCACTCATTGCATAATGGAGGGGATGGGGGGTATATGTAAGGAGAAAGGATGTATGTGCAGTATAATGGAGGAGATGTATGTGCTATATAACAGAGTGAAATGTACAATATGTGCTGTATAATGAAGAGATGTATGTTCTGTATAACGAAGATGAGAATCTACAGTATGTTCTGTATAATGGAGAGGTATTTGTAAGAGAGTATGTTCTGTATGTGTAAGAGAGTATGTTCGTATAAGGGGGGATTGTGTTGTGCTGTATAACGAGTGTATGTATAAGAGAGGGGATGTATGTGCTGTATAACAGAGGGGATATATGTACTTTATAACGGAGAGGGGAATGTACAGTTTGTGCTGTATAACGAGGAGGAGATGTATGTTCTGTATAACGGAGAGGGGATATATGTGCTGTATAACAGAGAGGGGAATATATGTGCTGTATAACAGAGAGGGAAATGTATGTGCTGTATAATGAGGAGGAGATGTATGTGCTATATAACGAGGAGGAGATGTATGTTCTGTATAACAGAGAGGGGAATATATGTGCTGTATAACAGAGAGGGGAATATATGTGCTTATAACAGAGAGGGGAATGTATGTGCTGTATAATGAGGAGGAGATGTATGTGCTGTATAACGAGGAGGAGATGTATGTGCTGTATAACAGAGAggggatatatgtactgtataacagAGAGGGGAATATATGTGCTGTATAACAGAGAGGGGAATGTATGTGCTGTGTAATGAGGAGGAGATGTATGTTCTGTATAACAGAGGGGAATATATGTGCTGTATAACAGAGAGGGGAATGTATGTGCTGTATAATGAGGAGGAGATGTATGTGCTGTATAACGAGGAGGAGATGTATGTGCTGTATAACAGAGAggggatatatgtactgtataacggAGAGgggaatatacagtatgtgctgtatAACGAGGAGGAGATATATGTGCTGTATAAGGGAAAGGGGCTGTATGTTCTGTATAACGGAGAGCGGATATGAATGTATGTGCTGTATAATGATGAGATGTATGTGCTGTATTACAGAGAGGGGATATGAATGTATGTGCTGTATAACAGAGAGGGGAATGTATGTGCTGTATAATGAGGAGGAGATGTATGTGCTGTATAAGGGAAAGGGGCTGTATGTTCTGTATAACGGAGAGGGGATATATGTGCTGTATAAGGAggggatatatgtactgtataacagAGAGGGGAATGTATGTGCTGTATAATGAGGAGGAGATGTATGTGCTGTATAAGGGAAAGGGGCTGTATGTTCTGTATAACGGAGAGGGGATATATGTGCTGTATAAGGAggggatatatgtactgtataacagAGAGGGGAATGTATGTGCTGTATAATGAGGAGGAGATATATGTGCTGTATAAGGGAAAGGGGCTGTATGTTCTGTATAACGGAGAGGGGATATATGTGCTGTATAAGGAggggatatatgtactgtataacagAGAGGGGAATGTATGTGCTGTATAATGAGGAGGAGATGTATGTGCTGTATAAGGGAAAGGGGCTGTATGTTCTGTATAACGGAGAGGGGATATATGTGCTGTATAAGGAggggatatatgtactgtataacagAGAGGGGAATGTATGTGCTGTATAATGAGGAGGAGATGTATGTGCTGTATAAGGGAAAGGGGCTGTATGTTCTGTATAACGGAGAGGGGATATATGTGCTGTATAAGGAggggatatatgtactgtataacagAGAGGGGAATGTATGTGCTGTATAATGAGGAGGAGATATATGTGCTGTATAAGGGAAAGGGGCTGTATGTTCTGTATAACGGAGAGGGGATATGAATGTATTTGCTGTATAATGATGAGGAGATGTATGTGTTGTATTACAGAGAGGGTATATGAATGTATGTGCTGTATAACAGAGAGGGGAATGTATGTGCTGTATAATGAGGAGATGTATGTGCTGTATAAGGGAAAGGGGCTGTATGTTCTGTATAACGGAGAGGGGATATGAATGTATGTGCTGTATAACAGAGAGGGGAATGTATGTGCTGTATAATGAGGAGGAGATGTATGTGCTGTGTAAGGGAAAGGGGCTGTATGTTCTGTATAACGGAGAGGGGATATATGTGCTGTATAACGGAGAggggatatatgtactgtataacagAGGGGAATGTATGTGCTTTATAATGATGAGGAGATGTATGTGCTGTATTACAGAGAGGTCATGTTGTGGACTTTTTTAATCATGCACCGAGTGAGTTGGgtcagtaattataccatctgcttccacagacagCAATCCTCCAAACATGAGCTGTTGGGAAAACTTCAGGGTTGAGGTAAAAACCATGGCTCCATGGTATGTGGTCTATTACAAGTCATACCAATCAGCTATGGAATGGCAACAACATACAACAGACAGGATTGTATTTGTGAGGAAGTACAGGTCATTctgttatatatgtattttttttaaacattgttttaGTATAGGTGAACTGTGGTATTACTTTACCCTAGTTGTTAGAATGGTTGTGTTTTCTCAAATACTTCTTTAATGTCCTTACCTCACTGCAAGGTGGATGACACACCGTGGCTGTCTAGAAATAAGAGCTCTTCCCGAAACTCAATTATAGCTAGTACATACATATCTACAATACGTTTGCTTGCTGTTTATGCAGCATCTTCTGTGTATGCAGCAAATGTGCTGCTCCAAGTAACTAGACTGAGGATTTAGGTGAGGAGTTCACAGAGTTCTAGTTCCTCATTAAGATCCACGGGGATACAGACAGCTCTGCATTTAAGAGGTCTATTGTATGTACAGATTAAATGCACTAGGCATATAGGTCTTAATGAAGGTCACTCTAGAACTatttaagccagtggttctcaaactttttttaatcatggcgccctagagtatcagaattttttaacggcacccttaggccaaaagtttcttattgagaattttagaaaacagtAAGTAAATTATGATTATGTGTCATCCTTCGTTTCTTTAGTGTGGTGCGGAACAATATTAGATTCTagttgtctattactttgaccataaaatagtttgaaatggtcctggaccaccaatccaaggcacccctgcttgtgtcctgaggcaccccagggtgcctaggcacacatttGGGAACCACTTATTTAAGCCATTCACTTTAATCCTCTGTCTGCATAtaacaaaacaaagaaacaatTCTATAAAGTCATTGCCTGTAATTTAGGCAATGTGTAAATGATATGTTATCATACAACACTTCCCAAAGTATCTTATGACTGTACTACATAAATGATAAACTAAACAAAATGCCAGGATGTAGTCATTGTGACACATTTCAAATTGTCAGATACTCCTTGAGAATTTAAAATTATTTTAGCATTTACAGCTTGTGCCAAATGACCAATTTAAACAGACTTATGCGCAGTAGGATTTGTAATAGGTTTCCTGATTTTTATAACAGATTACTAAAGAGAACTTATATTTAATTTTAAATGGTATTGTTACTTTATGTTTTAGTAAAGATGTCTAGAAACAAATAAAGTTATCACCTTTTCCCATTCATTGCGTGTAACATAAATCACTATTTTTTTTAGATCTTTAGCATTTGATACTATAAGGAACAGACAGCCTATGGTGAATTTCCTATTAGGCAtgagaggcacgtgcctaggggcggcacctgtTTGGTGGCTGCAGTTGGATGCTTAcgctggtactgtcagcccaacaagtatcagtaactgcaaaatatttccactgtactgtacaatatgccatcttgagtggagtgtaaatgggtagcacatgcacatactgcccctgtaaactgccctgcttagtaaatatgtacagtatacataattaaaatttttaaaaaagtcacttttttttattctattaaattgactatcatcaaatgaaggcttataaccaatcaataaaaatagtaaAATTGGGCAGACGAggggcagccattactgttgtgcataGGGGTGTCCTCACCCCTATATCTGCCCCTGCAGACAGCTACTCCATAGGAGCACTGAAAGCACTTGGTTGTGTATAATTGTGTCTATTATTGTATTGTCCTGTAagcattgtattaaaaaaaaaaaaaaaaaaactcgaaaAGCGGAACAAGTAACCGATGTAAAGTTTGCTCAAATTCCTTAATGTTACCTTTAATCGCCAAAATTCACCAAGAGGTCCATTTATCACGGATCACATATTGAATGCGATATAGGCGGGATCTTACCGCCCAGTATCACATTGCAATATGTGATCCTACCGGCTGGATGTATTATCCAGCACATGCAGGACATGGAGCACGTCCCTGGCATGTGCTGTGATGGCTGCCGGGGGTGCTGCGCATACGCGGTCAGTCCGATTCACACATGCACAGCAGGGACTTCCAAGGAGGGTTCCAGGGGAACCCTCTGCCAGCTACAATTATGATATgtaacccataggctacaatgggctgagGCAATATCGGGAATGCATCGCCTTCTGGATATTAGTAAATTGGGCAGCATTGGGGGATGTATCCAGCTGCTGCAGGAATggtgggatcgcagcaggtattggagataccACTAGATgatgcccaatggagcaattcaattttgCTCCGTTGGGGAGACACTTTTCAGTTCACAACCCCCCatgctggcgagctgaaatgtatgaaaagTTACCCATTTATGCACCCAAACGGCACTTTTTGTGATCATGCCCATTAGTTTTGTTGAGTTTATTTGCTTCACGCggctaaacccgacacaaatgggcGCAATAATGGGCATCACTTGAATATTGCCCCTTCAATCTCCCattactttagacgggagatcgagtGGTGATATCAATTGAATCCCCCTTAAAGTCATAGTCACACTAATTCAGAGGgaataaggggggtattcaattagaccCAAAAATGTTTCTTCAACGAAAAATGGGGtggttttctttaattttttttcttattATCGACAATTTTTTGTTTAGCCCCTGTTTTTTCAGTCTGAAAAATTATCAATTTCTGTGTGAAAACACATATGATCCTCAAAAAGTTGCGGACTTGTGTGTTTTCACGATCAGGAAAAAAAAGGCTGATTATCGTAGATATGGTTTCATCTGCctgaggcaggcaaaacaaaaCCCCAGATAAGGGCCAGCATACCACCCTAAGAATGATTCAGGATTTTTTGTCATAAACCAGGATGATCTTGGGAAAATGTACTATAAGGAACAGACAGCCTATGGCGAATtttccattaggcacgagaggcacgtgcctaggggcggcacctgtttgggggccgcagttggatgcttacactGGGAGAGCCAGTGTAACGATTCTCTGCCACTGTGgatgtgtataagtcacactgtGCAAGTGCTGCAATGGTTTTGCTATAGCGTTCACTGTAGGTTCATTTGCAAAATTCAAAGTCAAGGGAGAGTTTGTTAATGCCGACGCATCATGATCTTATTTGGGGTGTTATACAGCTTTGTCCAGTAACAGTACGTGGGTATAGCAGCATTATAACACTGCATGCCAGCAATGCCCAGACCCTCCTATCACCCGTACTCATATGCCCAGATTCTCTTACTACAACCTGGGGGCCTGGCCCAGTAACAGTACGTGGGTATAGTAGCATTATAACACTGCATGCCAGCAATGCCCACGCCCTCCTATCACCCTTACTCATATGCCTAAACTCTCTTACTACAACCTGGGGGCATGGTCCAGTAACAGTAGGTGGGTATAGCAGCATTATAACACTGCATGCCAGCAGTGCCCAGGCCCTCCTATCACCCGTACTCATATGCCCAGATTCTCTTACTACAACCTGGGGTATGGCCCAGTAACAGTACGTGGGTACAACAGAATTTGGGGTGCGAGTTTGTTCTAAAGGGATAGCATAAAACACAGTCAGCTATAGTAGGCACAATTGAGCAAATAGGGTCTGGAGGCGAAAGTGTCTATGTCAAAGACATCAGGTGATCTAACTATGTTAGCAtaaactaggggtgggcaaaatacggcccgcgggccggatgcggcccgcgaactgatcctgcccggcccactgcctcccaccagcaagcaatgacaagcggcccgaccagctgagctgcttgtcattgctcggcattgcagtacctccaagctgccagcggcgcctctctcccctgctgctgctgctgcgttgtagcagcctcctcctcccgcctccagactccccagtgacaacggctgtgttcagccgaaaagggggcgaggctacgtgccgatgaaggggcggggctacacgggccatcagggggcggagctacacg
Encoded proteins:
- the GPR151 gene encoding G-protein coupled receptor 151 produces the protein MAHANASSSTMNSSLPGLTLGAGGLRPLDFGEWTFLVPSSLLLICLSGLGGNLCVIAALLHTARVTPPALTHSLILNLSVSDLLLLLFSVPLRAAAYSGSAVPLGWFVCRTADWFAHCCMSAKSITLAMAARACSTPAGDPAQQAPPRPLGMCAATVGTWLLAAILPLPEWYFTRTKHMGGSLVCLMQVPARAQELIVVYVTVYPVLVYCAPFSAAALYFWRAHAQCQRRGSKTQNLRQQIRSRRLRVALLGVSGASALLWLPEWVTWLWTWHQPPGALPPPPVLQAAAQVLMFSLSAISPLILLLMSDEFKEGLTGVWQRVTSPRAPEAAASPGVQEQGAQSSEVLPGSSTSSPDPEPGQQPDGFLQQSPSQQLFGSQDSKENPVLPDVEQFWHEREAQPPDNSNDPIPWEHQEHAAGTSDPSGISM